The region CTACCTTAGTAATTACACTTTTTATTTAATGTGTTGTTCAAACAAActcttaatataatataattgaaTGAATTCGAacaatttaaaaatgttaaaaatcaagagaaaaaatttgatttgtcattctcctattagAAAAGAATAGAGATGAcatggaatcacagtttcatacaatcccttCTCAATATACATAGAGAGGAAAATATAATAGGGATCATATGTTTTTTATGTCAAAATCAGGATATCCACGATTAATAGAAGTGATTAATCCTTTTGCTCAAGAACTCTTTAAAAAGATAAACGGATGATCATGAAATATTTTTCATTCTCATGAGCAATGATCGAATTCCTGATCTCGTGATTTACGGACGAAATGAGTAACCATCACATCACATCTCATAGATAAAGATGACAAGTACAAAATTTAGCCCGCACTCCTCACCTCCTATATGATATTGCTATGTCCATCGACACTCAAATGGCATACATATTTACTATAATATTCACATCAaactcgtatatatatatatatgtatatttctaTTGAGTACCTTAATATACTTGTTCACTAGTTTTCGGAAAACTTATTAGCTTTAATGAAATAGTGTGATAGCATCGAGAGAACAAATTTTCGAAAATATTGGAAGTTGAACAAGTATAGTTAGGTACCCCTTGGAATTGGAATATTGAACCATATCAATATGGCCTTTCGCCGATATAATTACCCGGCGGATCATAATTGCAAGTCATGAACACATCTCCAGTGTCGCAAACCACTCGAGCGCAGCCAATTCTTCGGGTATTCTTCCAAACAATTTGGGTGTAGTGGCCGCACATCTGTCCCTCCTGGCACGAGTTGGTTGCATAGTCGTAATATTTTTCTTCCTCGGACCAGGCACTCACTGCATCACCGGGCCTCCACGCCGAGCCACTGCCCCAGTATATGTTCTCTCCCAGCTTGAAATCTCCCTCTGGAAACGAATGCTGTAGCTTGCAGTCTGCTTTCCTTTGAAGTGCCCACCATCGGGCATATTTCTCAAGCTGGAAATCCCAAAACAAGAGTGGCTCCCATTTGGTTGCCCTCACCAAATTGTGAGTGAATAGGAACTCTAGTGACTCTCCAATACAACCCCAACACCGTTGCTTGGAGACTCGGTATATTGTTTCATTGTCGGGAATTTTGCCATGAGTTCCAAGTGAGGTTGCTAAAACGTTGTCTATAGTGAGACTGCataatacaaggaagagaaacaGAAATTTTGGTTTCATTCTCTCTTGGTAAAGGCAGCAAAACAGGAGAGTGAGAGACAGTTGAAATCTTAGTCAGTCTTGTGGTTTGGCTCTGATTTTCGAGGATCAGTATATTCCCTTTATAATGAATTCTTAGATGGGGTTGTCCtattttttgttagattttaaaaagaaaaacaaaacaaattgcaTAAATATTCTGCAGATCACAAGCTCCAATAAATTGATATTAGATTTATTCGAAAATAAAGGGTGCcataaatataatagtaatatataaaactatatatttacattttattgtTGAATTGGACAAGCAATGCAATAAAATGTGATTGGTGGCAGTGATTGGCATGCAATAATTTACGGTTGAAGTTTGTCTCGTGAGCGAAGGAAAAGTTGTGCCCGTGAACTTCTGTTGTTTGTATTATGGGACAATGTAATTCTACATTAACGGCGAGAGTTTTTGTTGACACGAGTTACCAACCGGACATTCACTCCACAAATTCGgttttcatatatcatatatattcttGTCCAGAAATTTTGCCTCTAGAACTTTCAGATTTGAAATTTGATATAgcattttaaaatgaaatttgaatttcttttttctctcatATAAAATTAATTCTCTTTCATatcatatatgcattatataatATAACAAACATAGGTTATATACTCCCTTATTTGTtgcatttattttcattttatctactattttttattaaatatgaatttaaacatttttaatatttttttaatatcttgtgcattctcatacatttttatctaatatttattaattaaaatatattataaatttatatgtatgataaacttaaaatataactaattttaataaatattttaaatattaaaaagagtataaaatattaaatgaatacctATAATGAGACGTAttactaaataattaaaataaaatatggttgtgattccaaaaaaaattaaatgaatctATGCAATGTAGGTATGTTAATAAAATACTCGTTACTAATTTTTGTCTCTGAACTAATAAAATATGGCTGTGACAAAAATTGCAATAAATAtgattatgtttaaaaattttaaatttattataaaaaaacataaatttgaaatttaatgaaacctaaatgattatgttttaatttaattttttttaaacgtactcattttgtatagactttaaatttaatttttaaatatttttttattaatgaataATAACAGTTACTGATTAAAACATGTTTGCTCGACTAGTATcgcaaataatttattaattaattaattttcatataaatttgttttaaaaattttaaccttttttttcataaaatccGAGACACATTAATAAATTTTCACAATAATTTTACCGTACCCAATCTAACTTCCTTGATCATGCTAAATCAGCCTAGATTCGATATGGTTGAGTGAAGAGGGA is a window of Gossypium hirsutum isolate 1008001.06 chromosome D08, Gossypium_hirsutum_v2.1, whole genome shotgun sequence DNA encoding:
- the LOC107909245 gene encoding pathogenesis-related protein PR-1; its protein translation is MKPKFLFLFLVLCSLTIDNVLATSLGTHGKIPDNETIYRVSKQRCWGCIGESLEFLFTHNLVRATKWEPLLFWDFQLEKYARWWALQRKADCKLQHSFPEGDFKLGENIYWGSGSAWRPGDAVSAWSEEEKYYDYATNSCQEGQMCGHYTQIVWKNTRRIGCARVVCDTGDVFMTCNYDPPGNYIGERPY